The Vicia villosa cultivar HV-30 ecotype Madison, WI linkage group LG1, Vvil1.0, whole genome shotgun sequence genome includes a region encoding these proteins:
- the LOC131643393 gene encoding uncharacterized protein LOC131643393, whose product MASGPKGAHNRAPVFNGENYGYWKDCMCVHINAIDRNIWTAIVNGPFQITMTNAAGAVVPKPENTWDAEDEKRYAYDWKARNILISALGVDEYYRVSHCRSAKAMWDTLQVAHEGTDDVKLARINTLTQEFELFHMEDGESIENMQKRFVHLKNRLNSLDRHVSNAVATNKILRCLNREWQPKVTAIKEANDLNTLDITTLFGKLEEHEQHLKCLDMHEKRTRKEKNMEKEVEKKSIALKASSSKTSKREPKDSDTSDDEDSDDEEMGLFVRRYNKYLKKNGAKHSDKGLINYRKQSNMFKQDDDNKGKIKGLCFNCGKAGHYKPDCPYLKKEKEKNQSKGHNKSKRAYIAWESDSSSESSSSDEEESANLCFMAHQNKKKKAVSHLKPELVDKVSHSQLKLAFEELHRDAIKAFKLLASNKKIFSYLESKVEKTEKDMEALKQSMLDIQKDKVEIDPTSWFGCETCHIWQKEVRDLKAKLDKALQPKVTFAVDPNKFKRSYTPLYSKYTFVPKVSTSKTPYSHHITCHYCCKKGHTIEKCKFRRILVPKGVFQWLPKCNKLCTHYQGPNENWGPPSLN is encoded by the coding sequence atggcttccggacctaaaggggctcacaatagagctccagttttcaacggtgaaaactatggctattggaaggattgtatgtgtgtccacatcaatgcaattgataggaacatctggacagctattgtcaatggtccctttcagatcaccatgacaaatgcagctggtgcagttgttccaaaaccagaaaatacttgggatgctgaagatgaaaagagatatgcatacgattggaaagcgagaaacattctaatctcagctctaggagttgatgaatactatcgcgtttcccattgtagatcagctaaagctatgtgggacacattgcaagttgcccacgagggaacggatgatgtcaaactagctaggatcaatacgttaactcaagagttcgaactcttccacatggaagatggtgaatccatcgaaaacatgcagaagagattcgttcatctgaaaaatcggttaaattctcttgatagacatgtttccaatgcagttgctactaacaaaatcttaagatgtttgaacagggaatggcaacccaaagttacagcaataaaggaagcaaatgatctaaacactttagacatcacaactctatttggtaaactagaggaacatgaacaacaccttaaatgccttgacatgcatgagaaaaggacaaggaaagaaaagaacatggagaaagaggtagagaagaagtcaatagctctaaaagcttcgagctccaagacctcaaaacgagagccaaaggatagtgacacaagtgatgacgaagactccgatgatgaggaaatgggactgtttgtgcgaagatacaacaaatatctaaagaaaaatggagcaaaacattctgacaaaggcttgatcaactatagaaagcaatcaaacatgttcaaacaagatgacgacaacaagggaaaaatcaaaggtctttgcttcaattgtgggaaagccggtcactacaaaccggattgtccataccttaagaaagaaaaggagaagaaccaaagcaaaggtcataacaaatctaaaagagcctacatagcatgggaaagtgattcatctagtgaaagctcatcaagcgatgaagaagaatcagcaaacctatgtttcatggctcatcaaaacaagaaaaagaaagctgtaagtcatcttaaacctgaactcgtagataaggtatctcattctcaactaaaacttgcttttgaagaattacatagagatgcaattaaagctttcaaacttttggcctcaaataagaagatattttcatatcttgaatcaaaagttgagaaaaccgaaaaggatatggaagctttaaaacaatctatgctagacattcaaaaggataaagttgaaatagatcctacatcatggtttggttgtgagacatgtcacatttggcaaaaagaagtaagagatctaaaagccaagttagacaaggctctacaaccaaaagtgacttttgcggttgatccaaataagttcaaaagatcgtatactcctttatatagcaaatacacctttgtaccaaaagtatcaactagcaaaactccatattctcatcatattacctgtcattattgttgcaaaaagggacataccattgaaaaatgcaaatttaggagaattttagttcctaaaggagtatttcaatggttgcctaagtgcaacaaattgtgtactcactaccaaggacccaatgaaaattggggacctccctctttaaattaa
- the LOC131647911 gene encoding uncharacterized protein LOC131647911, which yields MIRKFQLLPVPDVFAENIEYDILMLLPPTMLVQLSHECQEWRGIISEPVFCKRNLRLAGSQQVLLVLRDSYPIDVDEDEVENRHIVFYRHPISNIENTLNMNDNSDFHYWDLTLNEQVPFPDFFSGMMLDSLPVSDGLFCYNNMLDNPNLLMIWNPTLGKYKEMECWRPITKSYVLVPSLGYSNHLGAYVFFAVFLNLYEKCDGTFFQMYNLRDQTCTNLGEFPSKNLISSIGLFLDNTLYWLDTSYSTISYDYVRKAYNDAVEFPDNFFPEEGSDYILDTVSQLCLLKDKVSILSTIRFQPNDSFSHSIWTLEIEGGNWNLMYNIQFPNMDFSNDPLWIIPLFMDDDDKLIMLLQRPLDFAIFDVTHSIFRRHSIFRLTHITSLMVCALYQESLVWPF from the coding sequence ATGATTCGAAAATTTCAGCTTCTCCCTGTTCCCGATGTTTTTGCCGAAAATATTGAATACGATATACTAATGCTACTCCCTCCTACTATGCTTGTTCAACTGAGTCATGAATGTCAAGAATGGAGAGGTATTATTTCAGAACCAGTTTTTTGTAAGAGGAATCTGAGGCTCGCAGGCAGTCAACAAGTGCTTCTCGTTTTAAGAGATTCATATCCAATtgatgttgatgaagatgaagtggaAAACAGGCACATAGTATTTTATCGTCATCCAATCTCCAACATAGAGAATACTCTCAATATGAATGACAACAGTGATTTCCACTACTGGGATCTAACTCTCAATGAACAGGTTCCTTTTCCTGATTTTTTTTCTGGCATGATGTTAGATTCTCTACCCGTTTCTGATGGACTTTTTTGTTATAACAATATGTTGGATAACCCTAATTTGTTGATGATATGGAATCCAACTCTTGGAAAATATAAGGAAATGGAGTGTTGGAGGCCAATAACAAAATCCTACGTATTAGTACCCTCTCTAGGCTATTCGAATCACTTGGGCGCTTATGTTTTCTTTGCCGTTTTTCTTAATTTATATGAAAAATGTGATGGGACTTTCTTCCAGATGTATAATCTTAGGGACCAGACCTGTACTAACTTGGGCGAATTTCCTAGCAAAAATTTGATAAGTAGCATTGGTCTATTTCTAGACAATACTCTCTATTGGTTGGATACAAGTTATTCAACTATTTCATATGATTATGTTAGGAAGGCTTACAATGACGCCGTAGAGTTCCCTGACAATTTTTTTCCCGAAGAGGGCAGTGATTATATTTTGGACACTGTATCTCAACTCTGCCTACTTAAAGACAAAGTTTCCATCCTGTCTACCATTCGCTTTCAACCTAATGACTCCTTTAGTCATTCCATTTGGACATTAGAGATCGAGGGTGGAAATTGGAATCTGATGTACAACATCCAGTTTCCCAATATGGACTTTTCTAACGATCCCCTATGGATAATTCCTCTGTTTATGGACGACGATGACAAACTCATAATGCTACTCCAAAGGCCTCTAGATTTTGCCATATTTGATGTCACGCATTCCATTTTCCGTCGCCATTCCATCTTCCGTCTGACACATATAACTTCTCTGATGGTGTGCGCTCTTTACCAAGAAAGCCTCGTTTGGCCCTTTTAA